The Thermodesulfobacteriota bacterium region CTCTTGGCCGGTATCTGGATGGGCTCGCCTGTCTGGGGGTTCCTCCCCATCCGGGCCTTCCTGTCGACCAGAACGAGTTTGCCTATCCCGGGAAGCGTAAACGAGTTCTTCGCCTCGTTGTAGGCCAGGCTCGCAATCTCTTCGAGTATCTCGACGGCCTGCTTTTTCGGAATGCCCGCCTTCTCGGCCACATGGGCGGCTATCTGGGACTTTGTCATTGCCTTTGCCATCTCCACCTCCTCTTGCTGGTTATCGGTTAAAAGGCCAGTACGATATTAGTTCCGGACACTTGCTTATTACAGGAGTTTATAAAAAATTGCAAGAAAAAAATTGCCGTGGCGGGGAATCCCCCCCCCCCTCCCCCTCCACACTCAGTGCCTGAAGGTCTTGTGGCATTCGTTACAGTTGTGTATAAGTCCGGCCAGGGATTTAAGGGCCCCGTCCCTGTCGCCGGCCTCGGCGGCGTCGGCAAGTTCGTCGGCCTTTTTGTGCACGGCCATGCCGAGGATGAGGAACTCTCCCTTGCCGCTAAGCCTCGAAACCTTCCTGCACTTCGTCTCCTCTTCCTCGCTCCATCCCAGGTTGGTCCTCGCCACCTCCGCGGCCCTGTCGAGCTCGCTTGCGGCAAGCGCGGCCGTGATCTCGCTTACGGTATCCAGGTGCTTACGCATCATCTTCTTCTGCATGAGCTTCATCGCCGGGGGGAGCTTTAGTTCCGCCCTTTCATCAAGCGCGGCCTCCGCGGCCGGGGCCTCAGCAACCGAAGCCTCCTCGGAGCCGCTCTTCACCTCCGCCTGGTTAAATACGCCGCAGCCAACGCCGTATAGAAGAACCGCCAACGCCGCCACAGGCATAAAAAATTTCTTCATCCGTTACCTCCTTTTGCGGACACTCTACTAAAAAACTTTCCTGCTGTCTATAAGAAATGTCACCGGGCCGTCGTTAACGAGCTCGACCTCCATCTGCGCCCGGAAGAGCCCCTCGGCCACCGTAAGGCCGCTACGACCGAGTCTCCGGACAAAGGCCCGGTAGAGC contains the following coding sequences:
- a CDS encoding HU family DNA-binding protein, which gives rise to MAKAMTKSQIAAHVAEKAGIPKKQAVEILEEIASLAYNEAKNSFTLPGIGKLVLVDRKARMGRNPQTGEPIQIPAKRVVKFRVAKACKDAVLGG
- a CDS encoding D-aminoacyl-tRNA deacylase; its protein translation is LYRAFVRRLGRSGLTVAEGLFRAQMEVELVNDGPVTFLIDSRKVF